From Micromonospora echinospora, one genomic window encodes:
- the purQ gene encoding phosphoribosylformylglycinamidine synthase subunit PurQ, translated as MTARIGVVTFPGSLDDGDAARAVRIAGGEPVRLWHGDAALHGVDAVVLPGGFSYGDYLRCGAIARFAPVMETIVDAARGGLPVLGICNGFQILCEAHLLPGALTRNQHLHFRNRDQLLRVEATGTAWTNTYQPGQEILIPVKNGEGCYVADTATLDRLEGEGQVVARYLGGNPNASQRDIAAITNSAGNVVGIMPHPEHAVEALTGPSLDGLGFFTSVLKHLVGAPA; from the coding sequence GTGACCGCCCGCATCGGCGTGGTCACCTTCCCCGGTTCGCTCGACGACGGGGACGCCGCCCGCGCCGTCCGGATCGCCGGGGGTGAGCCGGTCCGGCTCTGGCACGGCGACGCCGCCCTGCACGGCGTCGACGCCGTGGTGCTGCCCGGCGGTTTCTCCTACGGCGACTACCTGCGCTGCGGGGCGATCGCCCGGTTCGCCCCGGTGATGGAGACGATCGTCGACGCCGCCCGGGGCGGGCTGCCTGTCCTGGGCATCTGCAACGGCTTCCAGATCCTCTGCGAGGCGCACCTGCTGCCGGGTGCGCTCACCCGCAACCAGCACCTGCACTTCCGTAACCGGGACCAGCTCCTGCGGGTCGAGGCGACCGGCACCGCCTGGACGAACACGTACCAGCCCGGCCAGGAGATCCTGATCCCGGTCAAGAACGGCGAGGGCTGCTACGTCGCCGACACCGCGACCCTGGACCGGCTGGAGGGTGAGGGCCAGGTCGTCGCCCGCTACCTCGGTGGCAACCCGAACGCGTCGCAGCGGGACATCGCCGCGATCACCAACTCCGCCGGCAACGTGGTCGGCATCATGCCGCACCCGGAGCACGCGGTGGAGGCGCTCACCGGCCCGTCCCTGGACGGCCTCGGCTTCTTCACCTCGGTCCTCAAGCACCTGGTGGGAGCGCCGGCGTGA
- the purS gene encoding phosphoribosylformylglycinamidine synthase subunit PurS: MPRVVVDVMLKPEILDPQGQAVANALPRLGVSDVASVRIGRRVEIEFTGEPDLDRAREIADKLLANPVIEDFTVRLVEADDAVEARP; encoded by the coding sequence GTGCCTCGCGTCGTCGTCGACGTCATGCTCAAGCCCGAGATTCTCGATCCGCAGGGCCAGGCCGTCGCAAACGCGCTGCCGCGGCTCGGCGTCAGTGACGTCGCCTCCGTCCGGATCGGCCGGCGTGTCGAGATCGAGTTCACCGGTGAACCGGACCTGGACCGGGCTCGGGAGATCGCCGACAAGCTGCTCGCCAACCCGGTCATCGAGGACTTCACCGTCCGCCTCGTCGAGGCCGACGACGCTGTGGAAGCGCGGCCGTGA